Proteins encoded together in one Chitinophaga sp. LS1 window:
- a CDS encoding flavin reductase family protein: MHYISHPSILYFGTPVVVVSTVNEDGTYNLAPISSIFWLGYRCMIGIAASSKTTENLLRTKECVLNLPSVEQATQVNRLALTTGTYPVPQGKLIKGYVYEPDKFGRAGFTPLAADCVQAMRIEECPVHLEATLVSVHPLTGEKINVLTMELEIQRVHLQEDIRYEDMPDRVDPDKWRPLIMSFQELYGLGVKVLASTLAQVPEHLYQR, from the coding sequence ATGCACTACATAAGTCATCCGTCCATTCTTTACTTCGGTACACCAGTGGTGGTAGTCAGCACTGTAAATGAAGATGGAACGTATAATCTCGCTCCTATTTCGTCTATCTTCTGGTTAGGGTATCGCTGTATGATCGGCATTGCTGCCAGCTCTAAAACGACTGAAAATCTATTGCGTACAAAGGAGTGTGTGTTGAACCTGCCTTCGGTTGAGCAAGCTACACAGGTGAATAGGTTAGCATTAACTACGGGAACTTATCCTGTCCCGCAAGGGAAGTTAATAAAAGGGTATGTGTATGAACCGGATAAATTTGGCAGAGCAGGGTTTACCCCGTTAGCAGCTGATTGTGTGCAGGCCATGAGAATTGAAGAATGTCCGGTACATCTGGAAGCGACATTGGTGAGTGTGCATCCGCTGACGGGAGAGAAGATAAATGTGTTGACGATGGAGTTGGAGATTCAACGGGTGCATCTACAGGAAGATATCAGGTATGAAGATATGCCGGATCGGGTGGATCCGGATAAATGGCGGCCGTTGATCATGAGTTTTCAGGAGTTGTATGGATTGGGTGTAAAGGTACTTGCATCTACATTGGCGCAGGTGCCGGAGCATCTTTATCAGCGTTAG
- a CDS encoding DEAD/DEAH box helicase has translation MGNDSLYPYQERDLNILFDKLTHASKGYRILYQLPTGGGKTRIFSEIAKWYVTNFNRQVMVLTHRTELCKQTATTLTKIGIKNKVINSTVKQLRKREEHTCYVAMVETLRNRLKQGIINPASVGLVIIDEAHHNAFQKLLNKFPRAIVVGVTATPLSSNADLPMNKTYQELIVGESITGLIKQGYLAKPVNWRYDVELNSLKTGIYGDFTISTSDELYSSNAMLELLLHAYETHSKHKKTLIFNNGIFTSRNVCKLFKDAGYPIKHLDNRHSPAEREEILKWFKKTKGAILTSVSILTTGFDEPSIQTVILNRATTSLTLYHQMIGRGSRRLPKKKNFNIIDLGNNIDRFGEWQAPMDWQLIFERPEAYMESMHYLSTNEARVISSDLRAKFPNTLQLSFDIQEAHQRVVDAGQKPLTVIRDAIRQHAMMCIENSDTIPQALELAEVLDQEIQWRVKQYGKCLGRVTKNYTDWLVADYKERLKTLIQKVMQKGKTKAA, from the coding sequence ATGGGAAACGATAGTTTGTACCCTTACCAGGAACGGGACCTCAATATACTCTTTGATAAACTCACACATGCATCCAAAGGTTATAGGATCCTTTACCAACTACCAACAGGCGGAGGTAAAACGAGAATCTTTTCAGAGATAGCAAAGTGGTATGTCACGAACTTTAACAGACAGGTGATGGTATTAACGCACCGGACAGAACTCTGTAAACAGACCGCGACTACACTTACAAAAATTGGTATCAAAAATAAAGTGATCAATAGCACTGTCAAACAATTGCGTAAGCGGGAAGAACATACCTGTTATGTTGCGATGGTCGAGACATTGCGGAACCGACTGAAACAGGGTATTATCAATCCGGCGTCTGTTGGTCTTGTAATAATTGATGAAGCACATCACAATGCATTCCAAAAACTGTTGAATAAATTCCCACGTGCGATTGTAGTGGGGGTTACAGCCACACCGCTGAGTTCTAATGCAGACTTGCCAATGAACAAAACCTACCAGGAACTGATAGTAGGTGAAAGCATAACCGGTCTCATCAAACAGGGATATCTGGCCAAACCTGTCAACTGGAGATATGACGTGGAACTGAATTCACTTAAAACAGGGATATATGGGGATTTCACCATCAGCACTTCGGATGAATTATATTCATCCAATGCGATGTTGGAATTATTGCTGCATGCATATGAAACACATTCGAAGCATAAAAAGACACTGATCTTTAACAATGGTATCTTCACTTCGAGGAACGTGTGTAAATTATTTAAAGATGCAGGGTATCCTATCAAACACCTGGATAACCGTCATTCTCCTGCGGAGCGTGAAGAGATATTGAAATGGTTCAAAAAGACGAAAGGAGCCATCCTAACATCCGTCTCGATATTGACCACAGGGTTTGACGAACCTTCAATACAAACCGTTATCCTCAATCGCGCAACGACTTCACTGACACTCTATCACCAGATGATTGGACGTGGTTCAAGAAGATTACCCAAAAAGAAAAACTTCAACATCATTGATCTTGGTAATAACATCGATCGTTTTGGAGAATGGCAGGCGCCGATGGATTGGCAGCTGATATTTGAAAGACCGGAAGCGTATATGGAGAGTATGCATTACTTATCCACCAATGAGGCACGGGTGATTTCATCTGATCTGCGGGCTAAATTTCCCAATACATTACAGTTGTCTTTTGATATACAGGAGGCGCATCAGCGTGTAGTAGATGCAGGGCAAAAGCCATTGACAGTGATCAGGGATGCGATCAGGCAACATGCGATGATGTGTATTGAAAATAGTGATACGATACCACAGGCGCTAGAGCTGGCGGAGGTATTGGATCAGGAAATACAATGGAGGGTGAAGCAATATGGGAAATGCCTGGGAAGGGTGACGAAGAATTATACAGATTGGTTAGTGGCGGATTATAAAGAAAGGTTGAAGACATTGATACAGAAAGTGATGCAGAAAGGGAAGACAAAGGCGGCGTAA
- a CDS encoding helix-turn-helix domain-containing protein produces MRKVRAIDDTLHILSGKWTLVLISHLCYRPMRYSELLKDLNGIAGKVLSRALKDLEINGLIIREVSESQPLTVTYKISQYGKSLKELTDGLADWGLQHRERIFNAAKFEKPMSVTR; encoded by the coding sequence ATGAGAAAGGTCCGGGCAATTGATGATACCCTTCATATCCTGAGTGGTAAATGGACGCTTGTGTTGATTTCACATCTTTGTTATAGACCTATGCGGTATTCAGAGTTGTTGAAGGATTTGAATGGGATAGCGGGGAAGGTGTTGAGCAGGGCGTTGAAAGATCTGGAGATAAATGGACTTATTATCAGAGAGGTGTCGGAGAGTCAGCCGCTGACGGTGACTTATAAGATCTCACAATATGGAAAGAGTTTGAAGGAGTTGACAGATGGATTGGCGGATTGGGGATTGCAGCATAGAGAGCGGATTTTTAATGCGGCGAAGTTTGAAAAGCCGATGAGTGTTACCAGATGA
- a CDS encoding CHAD domain-containing protein yields MKKKRVLRIIGRYYKRLDKKSRQMPPAYDPEVIHKFRTNYKKLKAFLHMIQLPGIPGKLKDFYHQLGTLRDLQLQEQYTKHDARHLPTYRKIIHKQTEQSKEQLHQSLAQQPVRKASKKTLKAVKTGFSHKTYQKYLSGKTIAMQQMLHPTSFSDNDLHTIRKTFKELSNNNQLHSSTLQDRLGDYQDKCNALRLLRKYRPAELSNKEAQYLQHKEEILVKEKKRIKTWLARALKTIS; encoded by the coding sequence ATGAAAAAGAAACGTGTGCTAAGAATCATTGGCCGGTATTACAAACGACTCGACAAAAAGAGCCGGCAAATGCCACCTGCATACGACCCGGAAGTGATTCACAAATTCAGGACAAACTATAAAAAACTAAAAGCTTTTCTACATATGATTCAGCTTCCGGGTATACCCGGTAAGCTGAAAGACTTTTATCACCAGCTCGGTACACTACGCGATCTGCAATTGCAGGAGCAGTATACAAAACACGATGCCCGACATTTACCCACTTATAGAAAGATTATACACAAGCAGACAGAACAATCTAAGGAACAATTGCATCAATCACTTGCCCAACAACCAGTGCGAAAAGCTAGTAAAAAAACATTGAAAGCGGTCAAAACCGGTTTCAGCCATAAAACTTATCAAAAGTATTTATCCGGAAAAACCATTGCTATGCAGCAAATGCTGCACCCCACCTCCTTTAGTGACAATGACCTGCATACCATCAGGAAAACCTTCAAAGAATTATCTAATAATAACCAGTTACACAGTTCTACATTACAGGATAGACTTGGCGACTACCAGGATAAATGCAATGCACTCCGGTTGCTCAGAAAATACCGTCCTGCTGAACTGAGTAACAAAGAAGCACAGTATCTTCAACACAAAGAGGAAATATTGGTGAAAGAGAAGAAAAGGATCAAAACCTGGTTAGCCCGGGCGTTAAAAACAATTTCCTAA
- a CDS encoding VOC family protein, which produces MSLIAVLPKVFYADIQQALDFFIDGLGFKLGYHDEVLYIVSRDNATFQLMVEPELATKDSRPEIRIATDDIEAIYADIKSRRPSILHPNLNYIKQQPWGLKEFAVLDPTTVCIVFQQS; this is translated from the coding sequence ATGAGTCTCATCGCCGTATTACCCAAAGTATTTTATGCAGATATCCAGCAGGCACTGGATTTTTTTATTGATGGACTTGGATTTAAATTAGGCTACCATGATGAGGTGTTGTATATCGTGAGTCGGGATAATGCGACCTTTCAATTGATGGTAGAACCTGAGCTGGCTACTAAAGATAGCAGACCTGAAATCAGAATAGCTACTGATGATATTGAGGCGATTTATGCTGATATTAAGTCAAGACGACCTTCTATTTTACATCCGAATCTGAACTATATCAAACAACAACCCTGGGGATTGAAAGAGTTTGCCGTGTTGGATCCTACCACAGTATGTATTGTTTTTCAGCAGTCTTAA
- a CDS encoding nitroreductase family protein produces MSLLEDLQWRYATKKMNGTKVPQEKLDYILEAARLAPSSSGLQQYKMIVISDKALLKKIQGIAYNQTQIIDCSHLLIWIAWDGYSDERITGVFNVMMDERGLPHDTMDDYKSVILNLYETKGQEWQAHHAAKQSYISFAMAIAAAAEQKVDATPMEGFIPEKLDELLNLKGSGYKSTVILPLGYRETENDWLVNMKKVRTPKEAFITEMTIADVAELAETAAGLDLNTIIKK; encoded by the coding sequence ATGAGTTTACTTGAAGATTTACAGTGGCGCTATGCCACTAAAAAGATGAATGGCACAAAGGTACCTCAGGAAAAATTAGATTATATCTTAGAAGCTGCCCGTTTGGCGCCTTCTTCTTCCGGTTTACAGCAGTATAAAATGATCGTCATTTCCGACAAGGCTTTGCTGAAAAAAATACAAGGTATCGCTTACAATCAAACCCAGATTATAGATTGTTCACATTTACTGATCTGGATCGCATGGGATGGGTATAGTGATGAACGGATCACCGGCGTATTCAACGTTATGATGGATGAGCGTGGTTTACCTCATGATACGATGGATGATTATAAGAGCGTGATTTTAAACCTATATGAGACGAAAGGACAGGAGTGGCAGGCTCATCATGCGGCAAAGCAAAGTTATATCTCCTTTGCAATGGCGATTGCTGCAGCTGCGGAGCAGAAGGTGGATGCTACGCCTATGGAAGGGTTCATTCCTGAGAAACTGGATGAATTGTTGAATTTAAAGGGAAGCGGGTATAAGAGTACGGTGATATTGCCGCTGGGATATAGGGAAACAGAGAATGACTGGTTGGTGAATATGAAAAAAGTGCGCACTCCTAAAGAAGCGTTTATTACTGAAATGACGATTGCAGATGTGGCAGAATTGGCAGAGACTGCGGCAGGATTGGATCTGAATACGATTATAAAGAAGTAA